A region of Juglans regia cultivar Chandler unplaced genomic scaffold, Walnut 2.0 Scaffold_746, whole genome shotgun sequence DNA encodes the following proteins:
- the LOC118343662 gene encoding uncharacterized protein LOC118343662, which translates to MKQRRVNYVDFIHEHPLVFKEDLENDGNKEAVCSRCQEPVLGPGYKCSECDFLLHKSCHELHPEIRHHCLHPNHTLILRAPSKSNICDACHENCSRRLFYRCDKCDFDLDINCVSRWRNSIDECRQHDFVPILEQIQFTCNACGDETKDVAYLCSLCRFLVHLKCADYPRTISTTVHNHSLTLTCSLHQMVEEKDDIFCKLCHRTVKTKYGVYYCQDCSYAAHLQCARSVEGEYMDLSATTESVPCESDLVSEIKHFSHEHKLIISKKELEDDKICEGCMLSISPPFYNCEQCNFFLHGRCTILPSKKQHLLHRHPLTLLLQAPSPSGIFRCYACDRFQHGFFYRCDLCEDNFDIQCSSLPETLKHEGHQHSLFIGLNRDKIICNGCYDKDPPSHLFVCKKCETFGLCVRCATLPYRVGYEYDLHDYLTLTYSVEDDSGEYYCFICEESRDSRKWFYYCKECDFAAHPDCVIGEYSRIKFGGIFTCHEYHDHPLTIVQKNEYSAPCDSCGTTFDGLSVACTQCKFNSHLTVRRWMERICNWYMRI; encoded by the coding sequence atgaaACAGAGAAGAGTAAATTATGTTGATTTCATCCATGAGCATCCGTTGGTCTTCAAAGAAGATCTGGAAAATGATGGGAACAAGGAAGCTGTTTGCTCGAGGTGCCAGGAACCAGTGTTGGGTCCCGGCTACAAATGCTCCGAATGCGACTTCCTACTTCATAAATCATGCCATGAACTACACCCCGAAATACGCCACCACTGTTTGCACCCAAACCACACCCTTATTCTCAGAGCGCCATCAAAATCTAATATATGTGATGCCTGCCACGAGAATTGCAGTAGACGCTTATTTTACCGTtgtgataagtgtgattttgaCCTCGACATCAATTGCGTTTCCCGCTGGCGAAATAGCATCGATGAATGTCGCCAACATGACTTCGTCCCCATCTTGGAGCAGATCCAATTCACTTGCAATGCCTGTGGTGACGAAACCAAAGACGTCGCTTACCTCTGTAGCCTCTGTCGATTCTTGGTTCACCTAAAATGTGCTGATTATCCACGCACCATCAGTACAACTGTACATaatcactctctcactctcacatgTTCTCTTCATCAAATGGTAGAGGAGAAGGACGACATATTCTGTAAACTTTGCCATAGAACGGTAAAAACAAAGTACGGAGTTTATTATTGTCAAGATTGCAGTTATGCTGCCCACTTGCAATGCGCACGAAGTGTTGAAGGTGAGTACATGGACCTGAGTGCAACCACAGAGTCAGTACCTTGCGAATCTGATTTGGTCTCAGAGATCAAACATTTTAGTCATGAACACAAATTAATCATCAGTAAAAAGGAGCTCGAGGATGATAAGATTTGCGAGGGATGTATGCTTTCAATCTCGCCCCCGTTTTACAACTGTGAGCAATGTAACTTCTTTCTGCACGGTCGCTGTACTATACTTCCCTCCAAGAAGCAACACCTTCTTCACCGACACCCACTCACCCTCCTCTTACAAGCACCTTCCCCAAGTGGCATATTCAGATGTTATGCCTGTGACCGTTTTCAACATGGCTTCTTTTATAGATGTGACTTGTGCGAGGACAATTTCGATATTCAATGCTCTTCTCTTCCGGAAACTTTAAAGCATGAAGGTCACCAACACTCCCTCTTTATAGGTTTGAATcgtgataaaataatatgcaatgGTTGTTATGATAAGGATCCTCCTTCTCACTTATTTGTATGCAAAAAATGCGAGACGTTCGGCTTGTGTGTTAGATGCGCAACTCTTCCATATAGAGTTGGGTATGAATATGATTTACATGATTACTTGACACTCACGTATAGTGTTGAAGACGATTCTGGAGAATACTATTGTTTTATTTGCGAGGAAAGTAGAGACTCAAGGAAGTGGTTCTACTATTGCAAGGAATGCGACTTTGCTGCTCATCCCGATTGTGTTATTGGCGAGTATTCGCGCATCAAGTTTGGAGGAATCTTCACATGTCATGAATATCACGATCATCCTCTCACTATTGTCCAGAAGAACGAGTACTCTGCTCCGTGTGATTCTTGTGGCACCACTTTTGATGGCTTGTCTGTAGCATGTACTCAATGCAAATTCAATTCCCACTTAACTGTCCGTCGGTGGATGGAGCGTATTTGTAATTGGTATATGAGGATATGA
- the LOC109013390 gene encoding urease-like: MGDPNASIPTPELVMMGPMFGAFGKAGSAHSIAFVSKAALNNGAKAAYRLNKRVEAVSKVRQLTKADMKLNNALPNITVEPETYTVTTDGMCIKGLVPIDPSNPTYPTRQKRVHRVTIRYRV, translated from the exons ATGGGCGATCCAAACGCAAGCATTCCCACACCTGAACTG GTGATGATGGGGCCCATGTTTGGAGCATTTGGCAAGGCTGGAAGTGCTCACTCCATTGCTTTTGTCAGCAAG GCAGCTTTGAATAATGGAGCTAAAGCCGCATACAGACTAAACAAGAGAGTAGAAGCTGTGAGCAAGGTTAGGCAGCTAACCAAAGCTGACATGAAACTCAACAATGCTCTTCCAAACATCACGGTGGAACCAGAGACATACACGGTCACAACCGATG GCATGTGCATAAAGGGCTTGGTCCCGATTGATCCGAGTAATCCGACTTACCCAACCCGTCAAAAACGGGTTCATCGGGTAACAATAAGATATCGGGTTTAG
- the LOC109013386 gene encoding uncharacterized protein LOC109013386, which produces MEETRVNYIDFIHEHPLVFKEDLENDGNKEAVCSRCQEPVLGPCYKFSKRNFLLHKSCNEPPLEIHRHPLHPNHTLILCAPSKYVACDACYMNCSIRLFYSCKQCEFDIDIRCVSRRQSNIDECQRHDFFPILKQIQFTCDACGEETEGIAFLCSTCRFMVHRQCVDYPRTITTTVHNHSLTLTCSLFQMVGEKDDILCKLCQRKVKIWCAVYYCQDCRYAAHFQCARSVKGEYMDRSSTIESDLVSEIEHSSHEHKLIISKKKLEDDKICEGCMLSISPPFYSCEQCNFFLHGSCTKLLPKKQLPLFHQHPLTLLSQAPSPSGIFQCDACDRFQPGFCYRCDLCKYYKLDIQCASLPETLKHKGHQHSLSIALNRDRIVCNGCYDEDPPPLLFVCTECKTFGLCFRCATLPYRVRYEYDLHDYLTLRYSVEDDSGEYYCFICEESRDSRKWFYYCKECDFAAHPDCVIGKYSRIKFGRTFTCRKYHDQHQPLTIVQKNEYSAPCVSCGTTFHGLAVACTLCKFNSHLLIRPWWGLESICAPQD; this is translated from the coding sequence atggaGGAGACAAGAGTCAATTATATTGATTTCATCCATGAGCATCCGTTGGTCTTCAAAGAAGATCTGGAAAATGATGGGAACAAGGAAGCTGTTTGCTCGAGGTGCCAGGAACCAGTGTTGGGTCCCTGCTACAAATTCTCCAAACGCAACTTCCTACTTCATAAATCATGCAATGAACCGCCCCTCGAAATACACCGCCACCCTTTGCACCCAAACCACACCCTTATTCTCTGTGCGCCATCAAAATATGTTGCTTGTGATGCCTGCTACATGAATTGCAGTATACGCTTATTTTACAGTTGTAAGCAATGCGAATTTGACATCGACATTAGATGCGTTTCCCGCCGGCAAAGTAACATCGATGAATGTCAACGACATGACTTCTTCCCCATCTTGAAGCAGATCCAATTCACTTGCGATGCCTGTGGTGAGGAAACCGAGGGCATTGCTTTCCTATGTAGTACCTGTCGATTCATGGTTCACCGCCAATGTGTTGATTATCCACGCACCATCACTACAACTGTACATaatcactctctcactctcacatgTTCTCTTTTTCAAATGGTAGGGGAGAAGGACGACATATTATGTAAACTTTGCCAAAGAAAGGTAAAAATATGGTGCGCAGTTTATTATTGTCAAGATTGCAGATATGCTGCCCACTTTCAATGCGCACGAAGTGTTAAAGGTGAGTACATGGACCGGAGTTCAACCATAGAATCAGATCTGGTCTCGGAGATCGAACATTCTAGTCATGAACACAAATTAATCATCAGTAAAAAGAAGCTCGAGGATGATAAGATTTGCGAGGGATGTATGCTTTCAATCTCGCCCCCGTTTTACAGCTGTGAGCAATGTAACTTCTTTCTGCACGGTAGCTGTACCAAACTTCTTCCCAAGAAGCAACTGCCCCTTTTTCACCAACACCCACTCACCCTCCTCTCACAGGCACCTTCCCCAAGTGGCATATTCCAATGTGATGCTTGTGACCGTTTTCAACCTGGCTTCTGTTACAGATGTGACTTGTGCAAGTACTACAAATTGGATATTCAATGCGCTTCTCTTCCGGAAACTCTAAAGCATAAAGGTCACCAACACTCCCTCTCCATAGCTTTAAATCGGGATCGAATAGTATGCAATGGTTGTTATGATGAGgatcctcctcctctcttaTTTGTATGCACCGAATGCAAGACGTTCGGCTTGTGCTTTAGATGCGCAACTCTTCCATATAGAGTTAGGTATGAATATGATTTACATGATTACTTGACACTCAGGTATAGTGTTGAAGACGATTCTGGAGAATACTATTGTTTTATTTGCGAGGAAAGTAGAGACTCAAGGAAGTGGTTCTACTATTGTAAGGAATGCGACTTTGCTGCACATCCCGATTGTGTTATTGGCAAGTATTCGCGCATCAAGTTTGGAAGAACCTTCACATGTCGTAAATATCATGATCAACATCAGCCTCTCACTATTGTCCAGAAGAACGAGTACTCTGCTCCGTGTGTTTCTTGTGGCACCACTTTTCATGGCTTGGCTGTAGCATGTACTCTATGCAAATTCAATTCCCACTTACTTATTCGCCCTTGGTGGGGCTTAGAGAGTATTTGTGCCCCGCAAGATTAG